The Eubacterium maltosivorans genome includes the window ACCCGCCAATACGAAAAAAATAGTCATCAAAGACATGAAGCCGAGACCACCGATTTGAATTAAAAGAATAATGACAATCTGACCAAACAACGACCAGTAGGTCCCAGTATCCACTACTACCAATCCTGTAACACATACGCTGGAGGTCGCTGTAAATAAACAGTTCAGAAATCCCGGACTCTGACCGGAGGCACTGGAGACTGGCAGGTTCAGAATCACTGCCCCCAGAAATATCACTGCCGCAAAGCCGAACATCAGAATTTCGGCTGGAGAACGGTGCCGCATAAAGGTAGTCATGCGGCCACCTTTTTTAACAATGTTTATCATTTGTCTGCTCCAAGTAAATATTTTATTTGCTTTCACCTATTGTACCATTCTGTCAAAAAAAAGCAAGATCGTTTACTGCAACTAATACCTTCCTAAAGGAGATTATTACCCAACAAGGTGAAAATATCACATAAAAAAAACTTCCCAAGGACTGAGAAGTTTTTTGTCTTGGTTCTTAAAGCTTAAGCCTGATGTGCTTTTGCAACATCAACTAATTTTGCGAATGCATTAATGTCATTCATTGCTAAATCAGCTAAGATCTTACGGTCCATTTCAACGCCAGCCTGTTTCAGGCCAAACATGAATTTGCTGTAGCTTAAACCATACATACGGGCACCTGCATTGATACGGGTGATCCATAATCTTCTGAAATTTCTTTTCTTTTCTTTACGACCTCTGTAAGAAGAACGAAGTGCACGCATAACTGCTTCGTTCGCTGGTCTGTATAACTTGCTTTTAGCACCATAATAGCCTTTTGCAAGTTTTAATACTTTTTTATGCTTCTTTTTGGCGTTAACGCCTTTTTTAATTCTAGCCATTAAAATTTTCCTCCTTGCTCACTATTATTTCATTAACATTTTTTTGACAACTTTTGCGTCACTTGGTACTAAGTAACCAGCTTTTCTAAGATTTCTCTTTCTCTTCTGGCTTTTCTTATTTAAGATATGGCTTTTGTAAGCCTTAGCGCGTTTGATCACACCTGATTTTTTCACTTTGAAGCGCTTAGCAGCACCACGATGGGATTTCATTTTTGGCATAGTCGATTCCTCCTCCCTATCTTCGTCAACTTATTTTTTATTTTATTTATATAATGAAGTATAACAAGTTATACCATTATAGGCTTAGCTTACTTATCCTTTTTAGGGGATAAGAACATGACCATGCTGCGGCCTTCCATTTTTGGTGGCTTGTCAACCGTACCATAATCAGTTACACGTTCAGCGAAGTCAAGTAAAACACCCCTACCCTGATCCGTATAAGCCATCTCACGGCCTCTGAAACGGATGGATACTTTGACACGATTGCCCTGTTCTAAGAACTTAATGCAGTTTTTGACTTTAACCATGATGTCGTGTTCCTCAACCCGTACAGACATACGGATTTCTTTGATAACAACCGCTTTCTGGTTTTTCTTTGCTTCTTTAACACGCCGCATTTCTTCATAACGGAATTTACCGTAGTCCAGAATTTTGCAGACCGGCGGCTTCGCGTTAGGAGAAACCTTAACGAGATCCAGACTCTTTTCGTCTGCCATTTTTTGTGCTTCTTTTGTCGGCATAACGCCCAGCATTTCTCCGTTTGCATCAATTACGCGGACTTCACGATCACGGATTTCCTCGTTAATCTCGTGTTGAACTTCTCTTGCTATAGTAATACACCTCCATTTAT containing:
- the rplT gene encoding 50S ribosomal protein L20; the encoded protein is MARIKKGVNAKKKHKKVLKLAKGYYGAKSKLYRPANEAVMRALRSSYRGRKEKKRNFRRLWITRINAGARMYGLSYSKFMFGLKQAGVEMDRKILADLAMNDINAFAKLVDVAKAHQA
- the rpmI gene encoding 50S ribosomal protein L35; translated protein: MPKMKSHRGAAKRFKVKKSGVIKRAKAYKSHILNKKSQKRKRNLRKAGYLVPSDAKVVKKMLMK
- the infC gene encoding translation initiation factor IF-3 produces the protein MSTCIFVLINSYKWRCITIAREVQHEINEEIRDREVRVIDANGEMLGVMPTKEAQKMADEKSLDLVKVSPNAKPPVCKILDYGKFRYEEMRRVKEAKKNQKAVVIKEIRMSVRVEEHDIMVKVKNCIKFLEQGNRVKVSIRFRGREMAYTDQGRGVLLDFAERVTDYGTVDKPPKMEGRSMVMFLSPKKDK